A single region of the Felis catus isolate Fca126 chromosome F2, F.catus_Fca126_mat1.0, whole genome shotgun sequence genome encodes:
- the CHCHD7 gene encoding coiled-coil-helix-coiled-coil-helix domain-containing protein 7 isoform X1 has translation MPMVARRLRDPDINPCLSESDASTRCMDENNYDREKCSTYFLKYKNCRKFWNSVMIQRRQNGVQPSMPTAAERDEILGAMGKMPY, from the exons ATGCCTATGGTAGCACGGCGGCTGAGAGATCCAGACATAAACCCTTGCTTGTCG GAATCTGATGCTTCTACCAGATGTATGGATGAAAATAACTATGACAGGGAAAAGTGTTCCACTTACTTCCTGAAGTACAAAAACTGCCGGAAATTCTGG AATTCTGTCATGATCCAGAGAAGACAGAACGGAGTGCAGCCGTCTATGCCTACAGCAGCAGAAAGAGACGAGATCTTGGGGGCGATGGGAAAGATGCCCTACTGA
- the CHCHD7 gene encoding coiled-coil-helix-coiled-coil-helix domain-containing protein 7 isoform X2, translated as MPMVARRLRDPDINPCLSIPFHPLNDACLTSLRNLMLLPDVWMKITMTGKSVPLTS; from the exons ATGCCTATGGTAGCACGGCGGCTGAGAGATCCAGACATAAACCCTTGCTTGTCG atcccaTTCCACCCCCTAAATGATGCCTGTCTTACATCTTTAAGGAATCTGATGCTTCTACCAGATGTATGGATGAAAATAACTATGACAGGGAAAAGTGTTCCACTTACTTCCTGA